The following proteins are encoded in a genomic region of Neomonachus schauinslandi chromosome 7, ASM220157v2, whole genome shotgun sequence:
- the LOC110581196 gene encoding olfactory receptor 2T6-like, with product MGGDNKTFSSDFTLTGLFTQNAASGFLFSIICVIFFMAMIANGVMIFLIHIYPHLHTPMYFLLSHLSFIDMMYISTIVPKMLVDYLVGKGTISFIACTAQYFLYMGFVGAEFFLLGLMAYDRYVAICNPLRYPVLMSHRVCWVILASSWFGGALDSFLLTPITMSLPFCSSQKINHFFCEAPTMLRLACGDKAAYEMIMYICCVVMLLIPFSVVIASYAQILITVHQMKSAEGKKKAFATCSSHIMVVVLFYRAALYTYMLPQPYHTPIKDKVFSAFYTILTPLLNPLIYSLRNTDVTGAFKGVLARCQGVPGVSREGF from the coding sequence ATGGGTGGAGACAATAAAACCTTTTCAAGTGACTTCACCCTCACAGGGCTCTTCACTCAAAATGCAGCCTCAGGCTTCCTTTTCAGCATCATCTGTGTCATCTTCTTCATGGCCATGATAGCTAATGGGGTCATGATCTTCCTGATTCACATATACCCTCACCTGCACACCCCTATGTACTTCCTGCTCAGCCACCTCTCCTTTATTGACATGATGTACATCTCTACCATTGTGCCCAAGATGTTGGTCGATTATCTTGTGGGCAAGGGGACCATTTCCTTCATTGCCTGTACAGCCCAGTACTTTCTCTACATGGGCTTTGTGGGGGCTGAATTTTTCCTGCTGGGACTCATGGcttatgaccgctatgtggccatctgcaACCCCCTTCGCTATCCTGTCCTTATGAGCCACCGGGTCTGTTGGGTGATCTTGGCCAGCTCTTGGTTTGGTGGTGCTTTGGACAGCTTCCTTCTCACCCCTATCACCATGAGTCTCCCATTCTGCAGTTCCCAAAAGATTAATCATTTCTTCTGTGAAGCGCCCACCATGCTGAGGCTGGCCTGTGGTGACAAAGCTGCCTATGAAATGATCATGTACATATGCTGTGTCGTGATGCTGCTGATCCCCTTCTCTGTGGTGATTGCTTCCTATGCCCAGATTCTCATCACAGTGCACCAGATGAAGTCagcagaagggaagaagaaggcCTTTGCCACCTGCTCATCACACATAatggtggtggtgttgttttACAGGGCTGCCCTATACACATATATGCTTCCCCAACCCTACCACACACCGATCAAAGACAAGGTCTTCTCTGCCTTTTACACCATTCTCACTCCTTTGTTAAATCCTCTCATCTACAGCTTGAGGAACACAGATGTAACCGGGGCCTTTAAAGGGGTTTTGGCAAGATGTCAAGGGGTTCCTGGTGTGTCAAGGGAAGGATTCTGA